A window of Thermodesulfobacteriota bacterium genomic DNA:
AAGCCGCCTGGGCGACCGGGCTCCGGACCGGGATAACGAACCGGGCGTCCGGAAAAATCGTCTTCAGATAGGCCAGCCGGGTCACGTGATAATTGGCCTTGGCCAGGTACCGGCTGCCCCTTCGCAGATAGAGTATTTTACGGATCTGATCCCGGTAAAAGCTTTCAAAAGCCGGATACCGCGTCCGGCCGTCCATCACCTGAGACCGGGAAGACGCGTGGCAGTCCGGGAAAAACATCATCCACAGGATTTCCTCCATGGCTTCGGGGCTGCGCGGAGTGACCCGGATGCCGTCCCGGTGAAAGCGCTCGACCGGCTCACCCCTGCCGCCGCCCGCCAGATCGACAAACCGGTTCCACCACAGGGGGATGCATACCAGGGGATAATCCCGGTATTGATGAGCGGCCGTCTGTTCATGAGCGGCCAGGAGTTCCAGGAGGATGGTGCTTCCGGACCGGGTCAGGCCGGTGACATAAACCGGCCGGTCGACGGACAAATCTTCGATTTCGTCCCGGAAAAATTTTGATTCCAGGTTGCCCAGATACCGGCATAGCCCCGGGCGCCCGGCAAAAAAACGGCTCAACCGGTCTTCAAAGGACGTGATGGCAAAGGCTTTATCTGAAGTCATGCGTTCTCTATATCATGCGGACAACGGCGGGGGCGGATGATTTCTCTGGTGCCTGGGGCGGGAATTGAACCCGCACAGCCTCAAGGACCGAGGGATTTTAAGTCCCTTGTGTCTACCAGTTCCACCACCCAGGCAATCGCAGTAAAATCAAGTGATCTCAAGCAGCACGGCCCTGCGCCGCCTGATTTTCAAAGGCCCAAACTTGCACAGATCCACACAATTTGCAATAAAAAAACTATGGCCTTTTCATGCCAGCCACAAGAACCCGAAAGGCGGCAGCCGGATGTTCCCGGAGTCGAAAATGGTTCCGGTGATCAAATCCCTGAAGACAGGTGAGCCGAGGCCGGACAAGTCCAGAGACATGCCTTCTCCCGAAACGCTGGTGAGCGCCAGAAGGTTCTGATCTTCGCAAAAGCGCCTGAC
This region includes:
- a CDS encoding sulfotransferase; translation: MTSDKAFAITSFEDRLSRFFAGRPGLCRYLGNLESKFFRDEIEDLSVDRPVYVTGLTRSGSTILLELLAAHEQTAAHQYRDYPLVCIPLWWNRFVDLAGGGRGEPVERFHRDGIRVTPRSPEAMEEILWMMFFPDCHASSRSQVMDGRTRYPAFESFYRDQIRKILYLRRGSRYLAKANYHVTRLAYLKTIFPDARFVIPVRSPVAQAASLSRQHRLFCEAEARDPRVLNYMRIAGHFEFGLDRRPVNTGCGKTADRIMDLWNSGQEARGLGLLWASVYRYVGGLLAADDALRAASIVVDHDDFCRFPEKILAKIYDHCGLTVDLEFLRQKAKTIFPPREDRPFPFTREEQAAIEAEAGEAYAAMRRFTG